The segment GGATCTGGATCCGGTTAAGCGCCGTCAGCGGCTCGGTCTTGGCCAACTGCTTGGGCTTGATATTGAACGCTACGTCCGGGCCAAACGAGGCTACGATCTGGGCAAACAGATCCATGTACGTATCTGCCTGGAACAACACCGTGTCCGGCAAGCTACCCACAATCACCCACTCGCCCAGCGGGATAGGGAAGCTGTCGTCGTAGTTGATATCCGGATTGGCGGCCAGAAAGCCTGCCTGATCAGCGTAAGCTTGAGCCGCCTCATCAGCGATTGTGGCGATTTCGTCGTCGCCCATGCACCCAGAGCTGATTTTGCTGATGAGTTCAACGAGAGTGGTTTTCATGGGCGAGGCCTGTCACAAGGAAATTTAAGGGCGCGCAGGATATAACAATTGCGCCCTTCAAGGGCAATCAGCCCGACAGCTTCTCGAGTTTGGCCACAGCGTCGGTTGCGCCCATGGTCTTGGCCGCATCCAGTGCCGTGATGCCATTGGCATCCTTGGCCTTGGGATCTGCACCCTTGCTGATCAGGTAATCAATGATCTCGGTGCGATTGAACATGGCGGCCATCATCAACGCGGTCCGGCCATCAAACGAAGCGCCTTCGACTTGTGCACCGCCCTCGACGAGGGTTTTGACCATGTGCAGATCACCCTTGAACGCAGCACCGGCAATCGGGCTCTGGCCGTTTTCATTGCGGATTTCGGGATCGGCATTGTGCTCGAGCAGCACCTTAACTGCCTCTACGTGCCCGTGATAGCTGGCCAGCATCAGCAAGGTATCGCCCTTGTGATTGCGCAAGTTGGCCGGCAATCCCTTGCTCAACAGAGCGGCCAGCATCGCAGCATCGCCGTCGCGCGCCTTGTTGAACACCTGTTCGGCAAAGTCGGCGGCCTCTTCAGGGCT is part of the Pseudomonas sp. ML2-2023-3 genome and harbors:
- a CDS encoding ankyrin repeat domain-containing protein, encoding MSDNKPADQARQMSPEEAADFAEQVFNKARDGDAAMLAALLSKGLPANLRNHKGDTLLMLASYHGHVEAVKVLLEHNADPEIRNENGQSPIAGAAFKGDLHMVKTLVEGGAQVEGASFDGRTALMMAAMFNRTEIIDYLISKGADPKAKDANGITALDAAKTMGATDAVAKLEKLSG